Within the Rosa rugosa chromosome 2, drRosRugo1.1, whole genome shotgun sequence genome, the region CAGATCCAAATCCCGCCACGACCCGACACCACCAACCCGACCCGGGTCGGCTCCGATCGTCCGACCCGTCCCCCCTCGCGCTCCCGCTCTCAAATGGGACTGCCCACTAAACGATGAGCAAAGCCggggaggaagaagacgaagacgaGTGCTTCTACGAGTCCCTCGATCGCATTttcgtctcctcctcctcctcctcctgttcttgctccacctccacctccgactccgacgacgacgccgccgccgccgtctcttcttcttctcccaatTATGCTTCCCGCAAGCGCTTTCCCACCCCAAAGTTCCCAATGGGGGCCTACAAGTACGACGTCTGGATCTCCGAGCCCGCCTCCATCTCCGACCGCCGCTTACGTCTCCTCCGCGAAATGGGCCTCAGCGGCGACCCGGCCCTGTCGCGCGCCAAGCCCGACCCGGTGGACCGCTCGGCGTCGTCGGATCATATGACCAAACGACACAGCCCTGCCGCCGTTCCGGAAATCGTGCGGTTCAAATCGGACGGCGTCGAACACTTTAACGGCGCTGCATCCGCTAGTTCGTCGCCTATTCTTTGTTCCGAGATTGAGGCTCCGGCTCCGGCCGAGGCCGAGACCAAAAATTCGTTTGTAAAtacacagaaaaaaaaagattgcgTTTGTAAATCGGCGAGCGGCAAGAGCAATGGACCTTCTCCGTCGCCGCCGAATAGGCCGCCATCCGGCCGGCGGTGCGGCGACGAGATTCGGTTAGAGGTggagcaggaggaggaggaggagagtgaAGTGTGTACTATTCGGAATCTTGATAATGGGAAGGAGTTTGTGGTGAATGAGATCAGGGAAGATGGGATGTGGAACAAGCTTAAGGAAGTGGGGACCGGGAAGCAGTTGACCATGGAGGAGTTTGAGATGAGTGTGGGCCATTCCCCCATTGTTCAGGAACTGATGCGGCGGCAGAATGTGGAGGAGAGTCACAAGgccggcggtggtggtggtggtggttcgGATTCGAATGCCAATGGGGGCGGTGGCGGGATTCCCAAGTTGAAGAAGAGGGGTTGGTTCAAGAGCATCAAGAGTGTTGCGAGTACTGTGACTGGGCATAAGGAGAGAAGGAGCAGTGATGAGAGGGACACGTCGTCGGAGAAGGGGGGCAGGAGGTCAAGCTCTGCCACTGATGATAGCCAGGATGTGTCGTTTCATGGGCCCGAGAGAGTGAGGGTCAGGCAGTATGGCAAGTCTTGTAAGGAGCTAACGGCTGTGTACAAGACACAGGAGATTCAGGCGCATCATGGGTCTATTTGGAGTATTAAGTTTAGCTTGGATGGCAAGTATCTGGCGAGTGCCGGTGAGGATTGTGTGATTCATATATGGCAGGTGATGGATACCGAGAGGAAGGGTGACCTGTTGATGCAGAAATCGGAAGATAACAATTTGGATTTGTTGTTTATTGCCAATGGATCTTCAGAACCATGTTCCGTCTCGCCCAATAGTTACAGCCATctggaaaaaaagaagagagggaGGACGTCTATCAGTCGGAAATCATTGAGTTTGGAACATTATGTGATTCCAGAGACTATGTTTGCACTTTCAGAAAAGCCCATCTGTTCATTCCAAGGTCACGTCGATGATGTGCTAGACCTCTCTTGGTCCAAGTCTCAGGTATATtacttttctgattttctgttcTCTAGGATTTTAGTTCCTTATTTGCTCCTTGATGCCAAATGTTTGTTGAATTTTAATGCACATTTCTGTTGTCACCATTAGTTTGTATATGCCTAGTGAAGTGATCTGAATGACTTTTCCTTGGGCATTTGAAGCTAAggtttctgtttttcttttcattatgtgATAGTAGATACACATGGATAGGAACATTTGTGGTTGAACAAGATTGGTTTTTCTGACAGTAGCATAGATTAGTGAGGCTTTTCCATTGGGAATACTGTGGATGCTCTCTATCTCCTTTacttttaaaataataaaaataaataaataagcaaATTTAGAGAAGCAGGTTTGTTCTGGATATATGTTCTAGGTTATCAATTGTATGCACCTTGGAATTTGTTGAAGGTGCTTTAAAATGTTCCTAGGAAGAGAGCCATGGTAGTATGTGTCAAGTCCTTCCACTTATCTGTGAACTTAGACAAAGAAATGAGAGTTGCTCAGTTGTTCTCATAATAACCCTAATAATTGATTGTCTCTCTTTGTATACTTCATTCTGTGGACTTTCCTGATATCCATGGTGGTGCTTTTCTAATAGACTACATATGAAGTGGACTGTGATTGCAATAACgtgaatacattttttttttctttagcagAATTGTCACTAAGACTccttgtttctttattttttctttctttccccaGTACCTGCTCTCATCTTCTATGGATAAAACGGTGCGCCTCTGGGATTTGTCTAAAAAGTCTTGTTTGTGGACATTTTCACACATTGACTATGGTAAGTATCTATGGACATTTCATCAAATCCTCTACCATTTAGTTTTGCTTCCAGTTTAACAACTTTACATAAACTATGGTACTGTACACCATTACTTTAAGGGTCATGAAAGCACTAAATCAAGATTTACTTGCACCTTTTGCAAGGCAAAAGGACTTGAGTTATGTAAGGGAAAAAAaggcaaaaattaaaataagcaCGATTGATCTTGAAGTATGAATATCTGATTTGTTTTAATTTGATGGTTTAATACTGAAAGAGGATGTTTTGAATAGCAAGAGAAATTAATCTTTCTTCCCATCTCCTTTCATTTGTTTCTGATAACTATATTATGCATATGTCTGATGCAGTAACTTGCATCCAGTTTAATCCCGTTGATGATAACTACTTCATTAGTGGATCACTTGATGCTAAGGTTCGCATATGGAGCATCCATGATCACCAAGTGGTTGATTGGAATGATACGCATGAGATGGTAACTGCTGCTTGCTACACTCCTGATGGTCAGGTTGGTTGCAACCGTTAATTGCATCTATTTATACAATGTGTTCAAACTCATTGGTCAAGGAAATAATTTTTGTGGATTTCTGCAGGGTGCTCTAGTTGGAACCTACAAAGGGAGCTGCCGGTTATACAACACATCTGGTACagctccctttctctctctgtgCATATTTATATGTGCAAGTTGGCCTTTGTATGCTTGTATATCACTTCGATGTTCCTTGCACCACTAACTAAATTAATAAAtcttcccaattttttttcAGATAATAAGTTGCAAGAGAAATGCCAAATAAATCTgcagaacaagaaaaagaaatctcATCACAAGAAAATTACTGGTTTCCAGGTAATATATTACATTTGTTCCCTTTGTTTATATGCTTAGGTGGTACACTTATGAAAATATGGGGTGATGAAACCTGTTCCCCTACTACATTACAACTTTGCATCCCATCTTGTAGAGCATATTTTATGTTACTTTCATCTGAGAGTTCGGTTGATTCTTCAGTTCCTGATCAGTTTTGTTTGACAGTTTGCACCAGGAAGTTCCTCAGAAGTACTAGTTACATCTGCAGATTCACGAGTCAGGGTTGTCGATGGTATTGATCTAGTTCACAAGTTCAAGGGTAAGtattcattttctatttttgttgttgttgttattttaGCCATTTAAAATTGTTTGGTACATAAGTTTTTCCCCTTGAATTCTGATCTAGATAATTAAGGTGATAGTAGCACTAAAAGTTTATGCTCATGTTTCTCTATTTCCTTAACTTCTGTTGGGTTAGCTATGGTACAAAGAGTTCTGAAATCTGATGGTACTTGAAATCTGACTAAATTTCCACTCGCTGCCCTTTGGCCTTTACCAAAAAATGGAAATTATTTTTTCAACTTGATTGATCTGATATTCTTTCTTGAGTTTGCTGATTTCTGTCATATTGGTGTTTGATATTTGTGTTTACTTCATATTAGTGTTGGatattctctttttctttctcttaataAGTAGTGTTGCATGATTGTGTGATAAGAATGTGTAACATAATCTCTGAGAAAGAACATGGATCAAAGCACTAGAATGGGCCTGTAAATcctcgtttttacccatggttAGCTTGCTTTGGTAAAAAAACATATAGACCAACCTTCGAAGCAGTACCGACTAGAATATCAATATATAGGTTCCGGTTCGAACCAGATAGTCTTTTTCATGGGCTGATCTTCTGCTGCGTCCTGCACCATTTCACTATTCTCATTCACCAGCTCTCTTAGAAGCCATGCTTAATTTATGAAGCCTAGCTACTAATGTTCCTTTTTGGGTATTAATTATAGaacatccaaaagaaaaaaaatgtcaacTATGGTGATTTGTATTGTCTGAAACTATGAGGATCTGAGCTTATGTTTCTGAAATTGAACTGAAAGGTGaatatatttttgtttgtaAAGCTAAAGCTTGACAATGGCAAACAATATCTAGGACCTTAATGTTGCACgtcttttctttcatttattctGCTAATAGCTTTTCATTTGTCACTTCGTAGTCTATCTACAACATGTTAATTTAGAACTTATTTCTGCTTTTGTCAACAATCAGTAAAGACTGATGGACTGATGAGAGATATGTTTCTAACTTGTAGTTATTATGATTATGCTTTGTATGCTAGAGATCCATGAACTTGTCATCCCAAATGTTAGCATATGCACTGTAGAGTTTTGCATTTTTCAAAGGCTGAATCGATCTAATATTTGGACAGGATTTCGTAACACAAATAGCCAAATCTCAGCAACCCTCACAGCAAACGGTAAATATGTGGTATCTGCCAGCGAGGATTCTcatgtatatatatggaaaCATGAAGCTGATTCGCGCCCTAGCAGAAGCAAAAGTGTTACTGTTACACGGTCGTATGAGCATTTTCATAGTCACAATGTATCAGTGGCCGTCTCTTGGCCTGGTGTTGGTGATTCATGGGGACTACAAGATGGAGATCAAAATGGACTTGGACTTGACAACAATCTTGATGAGGTTTCTACAGCCAATCATCCCCCTACTCCTGTTGAGGAGGCTAACGGCAAGGATGGTTCACGATCAGCATCGGGTTGCACCAATAGCCCTCTCCATGGAACAATTACTAGTGCATCCAACAGTTACTTCTTTGATAGAATTTCGGCAACGTGGCCTGAGGAAAAACTTCCTCTAGCTACTAAGAAACGAAGCCCTCGTGTAAGTTTTGATTTTAGCAATGGTGTAAGCCAGAACATTCCGGCCTGGGGTATGGTGATTGTAACCGCTGGCTTGGGAGGTGAAATTAGAACTTTCCAAAATTTTGGGTTGCCGATTCGGATTTAAGGGCCCAAAGATTTAGGTCCCCTGATCCTGGGAATGACGAGTTAATACTACCACAGCTCTTTCCCCTATTGGCAAATATGTACAGAGAGATTTGGTGAGAGTTGTAATATTAGTGAGAGTTCCATTTGTTTCGATGTGCTTGTGCCTGTTGGAGAGGCAGTCCACTCTGACTGGGCATCTATCGAGAAAGAAAATAGATTTGTTGCacccgcaaaaaaaaaaaaaaaacaaaaaaattacacCATGAATTTAGAAACCGAAGAATTTGTTGTAATCGGGAATTCTAAGTTGTGAGATGGGAAAAGCTTATTAAATTTAGAAATGAAAATTCTTTATAGTTGATGTGCAGGACTAGTCTTCATTGTTCTTTCTGACTAAAGCCAGGAAAATTGCTGTGCCTCGTATATTTACTACTAATCCCTCCGAGTCTGACCCCCTCATTTGTTTTAGTGTTTCAATATAAACCATCTGCAAATTACATATCCATGTCGAATCAAGTTCAACCAACCATTTTCCTAACGATGAAAGCTAAGAGCCGTAAATCCTCTTTTTTAGTGTAATGCAGCAACAAACCCTCTTGTTTAAAGCGGTGCGACTGTCGTGCACGCCCTCAACAACCACTGGAATTCTGGTGCCACCATCGGCTTTCTCGGCATTGGCATCTTCAACAACTTTCACCAGAAATGAGATACAGTGCACAATGAAATGGTGGATCCGGATTGTAACAG harbors:
- the LOC133727845 gene encoding uncharacterized protein LOC133727845; this translates as MSKAGEEEDEDECFYESLDRIFVSSSSSSCSCSTSTSDSDDDAAAAVSSSSPNYASRKRFPTPKFPMGAYKYDVWISEPASISDRRLRLLREMGLSGDPALSRAKPDPVDRSASSDHMTKRHSPAAVPEIVRFKSDGVEHFNGAASASSSPILCSEIEAPAPAEAETKNSFVNTQKKKDCVCKSASGKSNGPSPSPPNRPPSGRRCGDEIRLEVEQEEEEESEVCTIRNLDNGKEFVVNEIREDGMWNKLKEVGTGKQLTMEEFEMSVGHSPIVQELMRRQNVEESHKAGGGGGGGSDSNANGGGGGIPKLKKRGWFKSIKSVASTVTGHKERRSSDERDTSSEKGGRRSSSATDDSQDVSFHGPERVRVRQYGKSCKELTAVYKTQEIQAHHGSIWSIKFSLDGKYLASAGEDCVIHIWQVMDTERKGDLLMQKSEDNNLDLLFIANGSSEPCSVSPNSYSHLEKKKRGRTSISRKSLSLEHYVIPETMFALSEKPICSFQGHVDDVLDLSWSKSQYLLSSSMDKTVRLWDLSKKSCLWTFSHIDYVTCIQFNPVDDNYFISGSLDAKVRIWSIHDHQVVDWNDTHEMVTAACYTPDGQGALVGTYKGSCRLYNTSDNKLQEKCQINLQNKKKKSHHKKITGFQFAPGSSSEVLVTSADSRVRVVDGIDLVHKFKGFRNTNSQISATLTANGKYVVSASEDSHVYIWKHEADSRPSRSKSVTVTRSYEHFHSHNVSVAVSWPGVGDSWGLQDGDQNGLGLDNNLDEVSTANHPPTPVEEANGKDGSRSASGCTNSPLHGTITSASNSYFFDRISATWPEEKLPLATKKRSPRVSFDFSNGVSQNIPAWGMVIVTAGLGGEIRTFQNFGLPIRI